A region of the Culex quinquefasciatus strain JHB chromosome 1, VPISU_Cqui_1.0_pri_paternal, whole genome shotgun sequence genome:
CGTAGGTAACTGCGGctgattgaaatttatttagaaattatttACGCGCATCGTGAATCAGTGAGGGTTAATCGACGTTGGTTCTGCTAGGTTGTCGTGGGTTTGTATTTAGAaaccttttaaaatttgagcccaCTACCAATAATAGCTGTCCTTGTTCAGACTGTCGTCCCGATTCGACCCTCTCGACGGCACCTTTCGGCGGATCATCATCCGGCTGTACGTGGCAGCGTCGGCGAACTCTTTCCAGAAGATGCCCTTTCGGGTGGAGTCATTCCTCTTGAACGGCCCATTGAGCATGCTGTGTCGGCATTCGTAATACCACCAACCTCCGCCATGGTTCCAGCCACACGACGAAGCTCCATCTCCACTGTTGACGTCATCCCGCGCGTAGAACGGTTCGTTCCGGCTGACCACCAACCGACTGCCGATCGTCCCCGTATAAGACCCCAGCGTGGTCAGCTTGTACCGGTCAGCTTCGCCGGCTACCGCAAACTGCGAGTACCGGGCGTAACCGTAGTGGCCTTCCTCGTTCCGCAGCTCAATCACCAGCTCGTAGTGGGCGTTCACCGTCAGCTGGTGCAGCACTTCCAGCCCAAGCCAGAACTCGGACCGGGGGTCGACCGTTCCGAACCCACCCCGGTATTCCGAGCCACTTCGGCCAAAGTTGACCGAGCCGTCGAGGCGCTGCTGGAACACCAACCAGGCACCTCCAGCGGTGTCGGACTCGAAATTGCTAAACAGCGAGGAGTTTGTCTCGCAGACCACGGGGACGGAGACGGTGCTTAAGGGTAGTCGCAGCTGGTAGGTTCCGGTTGTGGGGGCTTCCGAGCAGGAGTTGATCACGGGAGGTTGAGTCAGGAGGTTGGTGCGTTCCTCTAGGATGGCCAGTCTTTCTGAAATTCTGGTAgaggattttttataaatatgaaTTCGGTCGAATCGAATCAACACATATACATGACGAAGTctagtctgcaacccgctaagatcaccat
Encoded here:
- the LOC6046435 gene encoding ficolin-1 — its product is MLLLVLRGLFLMSTLAQSASAGEAAPDCLKISERLAILEERTNLLTQPPVINSCSEAPTTGTYQLRLPLSTVSVPVVCETNSSLFSNFESDTAGGAWLVFQQRLDGSVNFGRSGSEYRGGFGTVDPRSEFWLGLEVLHQLTVNAHYELVIELRNEEGHYGYARYSQFAVAGEADRYKLTTLGSYTGTIGSRLVVSRNEPFYARDDVNSGDGASSCGWNHGGGWWYYECRHSMLNGPFKRNDSTRKGIFWKEFADAATYSRMMIRRKVPSRGSNRDDSLNKDSYYW